In a genomic window of uncultured Sphaerochaeta sp.:
- a CDS encoding proton-conducting transporter membrane subunit, producing MNIESILFAPVYLPLLGAALILVCKSFFRTAVRRMAEYLGILIGLVLPVVLALTLKDRLSQNMVMEAVAGSWAKEMGIIYRFDGLSLLMILLAAAVTIPAWMYSRKVGPAHSSFTALLLVQNAAIAAISMTADLFNLFVCLEVMGVVAYVLIAGNQKGSAVYASFSYLMLSSTAMVFFLLGTFGLYRLTGSLSYEAIAHSLAEGQNQGYALLCLILLIVPVLLRVAVLPLSLWLVDAHSKAPHAVSALLSGVLLKIPLFALVRVFAMVPGSAQLALPISYAGALTALFGVILALAQSDAKQLLAYHSISQIGYVVTAWGLALQAGVHTQAGALLLSVSFFHAFSHALFKALLFLSVGTATDAGANRNVYTLRGVSRSLKGEGERLPITLVCYLVGALSIMAIPPFNGYFSKNLLTYAIKGGVHYPILTLAGVGTVASFLKLSRIFLPAKMKLEILHPSLRPRFPLSLHTGLLILALMCILTGIFAPEVFAFITELLSAQPVNGFDAHYFFKQETLAKTFYTTLAGIVLFLFILTKLGAWILHLLGRYRARFSDLFFAFALALALLLLVARVL from the coding sequence GTGAACATTGAGAGTATCCTCTTCGCCCCAGTCTATCTTCCCCTCCTTGGAGCTGCTCTGATTCTGGTATGCAAGAGCTTCTTCCGGACCGCAGTCCGGCGTATGGCTGAGTACCTTGGCATCCTCATCGGCTTGGTTTTGCCGGTTGTCCTCGCACTCACCCTCAAGGACAGGCTATCCCAAAACATGGTGATGGAAGCGGTAGCCGGTTCGTGGGCGAAGGAGATGGGAATCATCTACCGCTTCGACGGCCTCTCCCTGCTGATGATTCTCCTCGCAGCCGCAGTCACCATTCCCGCCTGGATGTATTCACGCAAGGTAGGTCCTGCGCATTCCTCGTTCACAGCCTTGTTGCTTGTGCAGAATGCAGCCATTGCTGCGATCAGCATGACTGCCGATCTCTTCAACCTCTTCGTATGCCTGGAAGTGATGGGAGTGGTAGCGTATGTCCTCATCGCTGGGAACCAGAAAGGGAGTGCTGTCTATGCCTCCTTCTCCTATCTCATGCTCAGCTCAACGGCAATGGTATTCTTCCTGCTCGGTACCTTCGGTCTCTACAGGTTGACCGGCTCGTTGTCCTATGAAGCGATCGCACACAGCCTTGCAGAAGGACAAAACCAGGGATATGCCCTGCTGTGCCTCATCCTGCTCATAGTCCCCGTCCTGCTCAGGGTGGCTGTTTTGCCTCTCTCCCTGTGGCTGGTCGATGCCCACTCCAAGGCTCCCCATGCCGTCTCGGCCCTGCTTTCGGGTGTCCTGCTCAAGATCCCTCTCTTTGCCCTGGTGCGGGTCTTTGCCATGGTCCCCGGCTCGGCACAGCTTGCACTGCCGATCAGCTATGCAGGGGCTCTCACTGCCTTGTTCGGGGTCATCTTGGCACTCGCCCAGTCGGATGCAAAACAGCTGTTGGCCTACCACTCCATCAGTCAGATCGGCTATGTGGTGACTGCCTGGGGTCTTGCACTACAGGCGGGTGTACACACCCAAGCAGGAGCCCTGCTGCTCTCAGTCTCCTTCTTTCATGCCTTCAGCCACGCCCTCTTCAAGGCCCTGCTCTTCCTCAGCGTCGGCACAGCCACCGATGCAGGGGCAAACCGCAACGTCTATACGCTCAGAGGGGTCTCACGCTCGCTGAAGGGAGAAGGAGAGCGACTGCCCATCACGCTCGTATGCTATCTGGTAGGAGCCCTCTCCATCATGGCCATCCCCCCGTTCAACGGCTACTTCAGCAAGAATCTGCTCACCTATGCAATCAAAGGAGGCGTGCACTACCCAATACTCACCCTGGCTGGAGTGGGAACCGTTGCCTCGTTTCTCAAGCTCTCCAGGATCTTCCTACCTGCAAAAATGAAGCTGGAGATCCTTCATCCCTCGCTTCGCCCACGGTTTCCTCTCTCCTTGCATACCGGTTTGCTCATTCTGGCACTGATGTGCATTCTGACGGGCATCTTTGCCCCCGAAGTATTCGCATTCATCACCGAGCTGCTCTCAGCACAGCCAGTAAACGGCTTTGATGCACACTACTTTTTCAAACAAGAAACCCTTGCAAAGACGTTCTACACCACTCTCGCAGGCATTGTGCTCTTCCTGTTCATCCTTACCAAACTCGGGGCTTGGATTCTCCACTTGCTCGGTCGGTACAGAGCCCGTTTTTCCGACCTGTTCTTCGCCTTTGCCCTCGCCCTTGCCCTGCTTCTGCTGGTGGCAAGAGTGCTCTAG
- the pheT gene encoding phenylalanine--tRNA ligase subunit beta: MPKIETTDKLFYSLLGRTLNDSELEAIFPVAKAELDGHEGDLLKIELNDTNRPDLWSAAGIARLLKSYWGVETPLYDFFSTSEECFDSEGRELIVDASAKEVRPYSIGFAARGHVVSEDDLEALIQSQEKLCSNFGRKRKTIAMGIYRSDLIKYPVHYRGADPDATSFVPLGMDKKLTLREICTEHPKGKEYGPIVSDCRVFPYLHDDNGDTLSFPPVINSARIGAVEVGDENLFLELSGMDLRDLLLAASIMACDMSDMGFEILPVKVRLPEETEFGTEITVPYYYQEPVSCTLAQVHKTLGQKMSGEEAVAALKRMGIYAIYSDDTLYATVPEYRNDFLHPVDLVEDIMIGYGLGNFEPEMPQDFTVGRLSPAEELGRKVKDLMVGLGFQEMMYNYLGSKREYVDNMNFPQEKCIFISNPMSENYEVVRPSIIPSLLESESVSAHAPFPHKIFEVGKVAFLDSSDNSGTTTRNNVGFLASDSIMGFNDVSSLVNTLFYFLGKEYTLSALEGDGRFIEGRCAKLMIGEQEVGIFGEIHPQVLANWGSTMPTIACEIDLDLVMAN; this comes from the coding sequence ATGCCAAAGATTGAAACCACCGACAAGTTGTTCTACAGCTTGTTGGGAAGAACATTGAATGATAGTGAGCTTGAGGCAATCTTCCCGGTTGCGAAGGCTGAGTTGGATGGACACGAAGGTGATCTGCTCAAGATCGAGCTCAATGATACCAACCGCCCAGACCTCTGGTCTGCCGCCGGCATTGCCCGCCTGCTCAAGTCCTATTGGGGCGTTGAGACTCCGCTGTATGACTTCTTCTCCACCAGTGAGGAGTGTTTTGACAGTGAGGGCAGGGAGCTCATCGTGGATGCATCGGCAAAGGAAGTCCGTCCCTATTCGATCGGATTTGCTGCCCGTGGTCATGTGGTGAGCGAGGATGATCTGGAGGCGTTGATCCAGAGCCAGGAGAAGCTGTGCTCGAACTTCGGGCGCAAGCGCAAGACGATTGCCATGGGCATCTACCGCTCGGACCTGATCAAGTACCCTGTGCACTATCGTGGTGCCGATCCCGATGCAACCTCCTTCGTTCCTTTGGGGATGGACAAGAAGCTCACTCTCCGTGAGATCTGCACCGAGCATCCGAAGGGGAAGGAGTACGGCCCGATCGTAAGCGACTGCCGTGTGTTCCCCTACCTGCACGACGACAATGGCGATACTCTCTCGTTCCCGCCGGTCATCAACAGTGCCCGTATCGGGGCTGTCGAAGTGGGTGACGAGAACCTCTTTCTTGAACTGAGTGGCATGGACCTGCGGGACCTGCTGCTTGCCGCCTCCATCATGGCCTGCGATATGTCCGACATGGGTTTTGAGATTCTGCCGGTGAAGGTCAGGCTCCCCGAGGAGACTGAGTTCGGCACCGAGATCACGGTTCCCTACTACTATCAGGAACCCGTCTCCTGCACGCTCGCCCAGGTTCACAAGACACTGGGACAGAAGATGAGTGGTGAGGAAGCGGTTGCAGCCCTGAAGCGGATGGGCATCTATGCCATTTACAGCGATGATACCCTCTATGCCACGGTTCCCGAGTACCGCAATGACTTTTTGCATCCGGTCGATCTGGTAGAGGATATCATGATCGGGTACGGTTTGGGCAATTTCGAGCCTGAGATGCCCCAGGACTTTACTGTAGGACGCCTCAGTCCTGCCGAGGAGCTGGGTCGCAAGGTGAAGGACCTGATGGTGGGTCTGGGCTTCCAGGAGATGATGTACAACTACCTCGGCTCCAAGCGCGAGTATGTCGACAATATGAACTTCCCCCAGGAGAAGTGCATTTTCATCTCCAACCCGATGAGTGAGAACTACGAGGTGGTACGCCCCTCCATCATTCCCTCCCTGCTGGAGAGCGAAAGCGTCAGTGCTCATGCTCCCTTCCCCCACAAGATTTTTGAGGTGGGCAAGGTTGCTTTCCTGGATAGCTCGGACAACAGTGGTACCACCACCCGCAACAATGTCGGCTTCCTGGCAAGTGACAGCATCATGGGCTTCAACGATGTCTCTTCCCTGGTGAATACCCTTTTCTACTTCCTGGGCAAGGAGTATACGCTCTCCGCCCTGGAAGGGGATGGCCGTTTCATCGAAGGGCGTTGTGCAAAGCTCATGATCGGCGAGCAGGAAGTGGGCATCTTCGGGGAGATCCATCCCCAGGTACTGGCCAACTGGGGCAGTACGATGCCTACCATCGCCTGTGAGATCGACCTGGATCTGGTGATGGCGAACTGA
- a CDS encoding phosphoribosyltransferase, producing MDDKKFYVSYNSVHKLVKKLSGELLASGYDPDVIVAIGSGGFIPARIMKTFINRPIYAVGISYYGIDKKHKDHPTKIQWIDEVQSQLVGKKVLLIDEVDDTRATLAYCVGELLKFNPEEIAVLVLHNKNKEKDVEFPIEVKRYFAGMELADLWIKYPWDAEDIEAHTENERQMLDALAKEGKELYS from the coding sequence ATGGACGACAAGAAGTTCTACGTCAGTTACAATTCGGTACACAAGTTGGTCAAGAAACTCAGTGGTGAGCTGTTGGCCTCAGGCTATGACCCGGATGTAATCGTTGCAATCGGAAGCGGAGGCTTCATCCCGGCCAGGATCATGAAGACCTTCATCAACCGTCCGATCTACGCAGTCGGAATCTCCTATTACGGAATCGACAAGAAGCACAAGGACCATCCCACCAAGATCCAGTGGATCGACGAGGTGCAGTCCCAGCTGGTGGGCAAGAAGGTCTTGCTCATCGACGAGGTAGATGATACGCGTGCCACCCTCGCCTATTGCGTCGGGGAGCTGCTCAAGTTCAACCCCGAGGAGATTGCCGTCCTGGTGCTCCACAACAAGAACAAGGAGAAGGACGTGGAGTTCCCGATTGAGGTCAAGCGATACTTCGCAGGCATGGAACTCGCTGACCTGTGGATCAAATATCCCTGGGATGCTGAGGATATCGAAGCGCACACCGAGAACGAGAGACAAATGCTGGATGCACTGGCAAAAGAAGGCAAGGAGCTGTACTCATGA
- a CDS encoding phenylalanine--tRNA ligase subunit alpha, giving the protein MDIDVKNLHPLEVRLLRHVDLHQDITAERIVRELEYKVGQCNQAFSWLSAKGYLVEKSRMSRVFYELTDLGREQQEKGTPAQRIFTFIKAEGAQALPELASALGLEKSDVGSAFGQLSKAGLAKMNGDNKAEAIADELDGEFLVSRNLLDKGLGGELEETQLSDSEKQAMAKMAKKRGASNAPFKVIEREEIVFILTDEGFAAKQAVLAANITGEELGLVTSEMLSTGSWKTGSFRPYGLNAPTSRLIPGRHNPYGNYLQWVKDKLCSLGFEEFDGSLVENEFWNGDALFMPQFHSARDIHDVYYVKDPVHAKAIEEPWLSQVAATHEDGWKTGSRGWRYSFDHEFTRRQVLRSQGTVLSARQLPKAKVPGKYFGVARCFRYDQVDATHGADFYQTEGIVLGNDVNLKTLLGLLKMFAEEIAGAEEVKYVPGYFPFTEPSIEVHIKHPVLGWFELGGSGIFRPEVTKALGIDVPVLAWGLGIDRMALMHLGLNDLRELFTPNIESVRTRRGN; this is encoded by the coding sequence ATGGATATCGACGTAAAGAACCTGCATCCACTGGAAGTACGCCTCCTCAGACATGTTGACCTGCATCAGGACATAACAGCTGAGCGTATCGTACGGGAGTTGGAGTACAAAGTGGGGCAGTGCAACCAGGCGTTCAGCTGGTTGAGTGCTAAGGGCTATCTGGTCGAGAAGAGCCGCATGAGCCGGGTCTTCTACGAGCTGACCGATCTCGGAAGGGAACAGCAGGAGAAAGGGACACCCGCCCAGCGCATCTTTACGTTTATCAAGGCTGAAGGAGCACAGGCGCTGCCAGAGCTTGCTTCAGCCTTGGGTCTTGAGAAGAGTGATGTGGGCTCCGCCTTCGGCCAGCTTTCCAAGGCAGGTCTTGCCAAGATGAATGGCGACAACAAGGCCGAAGCCATTGCCGATGAGCTTGACGGTGAGTTTCTGGTTTCCAGAAATCTGCTGGACAAGGGTCTCGGTGGTGAGCTTGAGGAGACCCAGCTTTCCGACTCTGAGAAACAAGCAATGGCAAAGATGGCCAAGAAGCGTGGTGCGAGCAATGCTCCCTTCAAGGTAATCGAGCGCGAGGAAATAGTCTTCATCCTTACCGACGAAGGCTTTGCAGCCAAGCAGGCAGTGCTTGCTGCCAATATCACCGGTGAGGAGCTTGGTCTGGTTACCAGCGAGATGCTCTCCACCGGAAGCTGGAAGACCGGTTCGTTCCGTCCCTATGGGCTCAACGCCCCGACCAGTCGCCTCATTCCCGGTCGTCACAACCCCTACGGCAACTACCTGCAGTGGGTCAAGGACAAGCTGTGCAGTCTCGGCTTTGAGGAGTTTGACGGCTCGCTCGTTGAGAATGAGTTCTGGAATGGTGATGCACTCTTCATGCCGCAGTTCCACAGTGCCCGCGATATCCACGACGTCTATTATGTGAAGGATCCGGTGCATGCCAAGGCCATCGAGGAGCCGTGGCTCAGCCAGGTTGCCGCCACCCATGAGGATGGGTGGAAAACCGGAAGCCGTGGCTGGCGCTACAGCTTCGACCACGAGTTCACCCGCCGCCAGGTGCTTCGCAGCCAGGGAACGGTGCTTTCTGCACGCCAGCTCCCCAAGGCCAAGGTTCCCGGCAAGTACTTCGGTGTTGCCCGTTGTTTCCGATATGACCAGGTCGATGCCACCCATGGTGCTGACTTCTATCAGACCGAGGGAATCGTGCTTGGCAATGATGTCAACCTGAAAACCCTGCTTGGGCTGTTGAAGATGTTCGCCGAGGAGATTGCAGGAGCTGAGGAAGTCAAATATGTGCCTGGGTACTTCCCGTTCACCGAACCTTCGATCGAGGTGCATATCAAGCACCCTGTGTTGGGATGGTTCGAGCTTGGGGGAAGCGGAATCTTCCGCCCCGAGGTGACCAAGGCTTTGGGAATTGATGTACCGGTGCTCGCATGGGGACTGGGCATTGACCGCATGGCCCTGATGCACTTGGGCCTGAATGACCTGCGCGAGCTCTTCACCCCGAACATTGAGTCGGTACGCACGAGGAGGGGGAACTGA
- a CDS encoding dehydrogenase E1 component subunit alpha/beta, with product MILTKEQAQSALSIMVRSRHFEEHIDAFFKRKEMHGTTHLSIGQEATQAGLALALREGDWIVPTHRCHGHTLARGTNERKMFSEMFGSADGICKGLGGSMHMTDVETWNAGSSAVVGSGVNLALGLAFALKMQKSQAISVAIFGDGATSRGSVHESMNLASVWDLPLLLFCENNNYGMSAAASRMISTSSIADRADGYRIKHATVDGNDVEAVYRACSEAVDSIRSTGRPFFLEVKTYRCCGHSKSDACLYRSREEELEWESRDPIFLFSRALVESGYFTDEEVARLILEGRKRVDDAALDAVAVRDMHINLEQAMEYLLAPEDEEIYKVCKSTTRISYRDAIREALDEEMSRDHAVHLIGEDIGVYGGCFRVTGDLYKKHPTQLHETPVSEEAITGLAVGSAMLGLRPIVEIMYGDFATLASDPIINHAAKIRFMSAGQLSCPMVLRAPIGSGTGHGAQHTQCLEAMFANIPGLIIVEPSCPGDAKALLKSSIRSNNPVLYFEHKSLYNNLGPVGDDQYLLPIGKAIVKKRGKDVTIVSYSHAVTTCLEAAAVLSLQDEIEVEVIDLATLKPMDKDAILRSVKKTGRLLVVHDSPEYGGYGAEVVSVVTGDSDCFAALAANPRRLCGKESPIPFAPELELAVIPSKEEVVEAVRSLFSPA from the coding sequence ATGATTTTAACCAAGGAACAGGCGCAGTCTGCGCTCTCGATCATGGTGCGTTCACGCCATTTCGAGGAGCATATCGATGCCTTCTTCAAGCGGAAGGAGATGCATGGGACCACCCATCTCTCCATTGGGCAGGAGGCAACGCAGGCGGGTCTGGCACTTGCTCTGCGGGAGGGTGACTGGATAGTCCCCACCCATCGCTGTCATGGGCACACCCTTGCTCGGGGTACCAATGAGCGCAAAATGTTCAGTGAAATGTTTGGTTCGGCCGATGGAATCTGCAAGGGTTTGGGCGGCAGCATGCACATGACCGATGTGGAGACTTGGAATGCAGGTTCTTCTGCGGTGGTGGGCAGCGGGGTGAATCTCGCCCTCGGGCTTGCCTTTGCCCTGAAGATGCAGAAGAGCCAAGCCATCAGTGTGGCCATTTTCGGCGACGGAGCAACCAGCCGTGGTTCGGTGCATGAGAGCATGAACCTTGCCTCCGTATGGGATCTTCCCCTGCTTTTGTTTTGCGAAAACAACAACTATGGCATGAGTGCAGCTGCAAGCAGGATGATATCCACCTCTTCCATTGCAGATCGTGCCGACGGATATCGCATCAAGCACGCGACGGTGGACGGCAATGATGTGGAGGCGGTGTATCGTGCCTGCAGCGAGGCCGTCGACTCCATACGGTCAACCGGTCGGCCCTTCTTCCTGGAAGTGAAGACCTATCGCTGTTGCGGACACTCCAAGAGTGATGCCTGTCTGTATCGAAGTCGGGAGGAAGAACTGGAGTGGGAGAGCCGGGACCCCATTTTCCTCTTTTCCCGCGCTCTGGTCGAGAGTGGCTACTTTACCGACGAAGAGGTTGCCCGCCTCATTCTTGAGGGGCGGAAGCGTGTGGATGATGCAGCCCTTGATGCGGTTGCCGTTCGTGATATGCACATCAACCTGGAGCAGGCCATGGAGTACCTCCTTGCCCCGGAGGATGAGGAGATCTACAAGGTATGCAAGAGCACAACCAGGATCAGCTATCGTGACGCCATCCGGGAGGCGCTGGACGAGGAGATGTCCCGCGACCATGCCGTGCATCTCATCGGAGAGGACATCGGTGTCTATGGCGGCTGTTTCCGGGTAACCGGAGACCTCTACAAGAAGCATCCGACGCAGTTGCATGAGACACCGGTAAGCGAGGAGGCCATCACCGGCCTTGCCGTAGGTTCTGCCATGCTCGGTCTCAGACCGATCGTGGAGATCATGTATGGTGACTTCGCCACCCTTGCCAGTGATCCCATCATCAACCACGCTGCAAAGATCCGCTTCATGAGTGCAGGCCAGCTCTCCTGCCCGATGGTCCTCAGGGCCCCCATCGGAAGCGGGACCGGTCATGGAGCCCAGCATACCCAGTGTCTGGAAGCAATGTTTGCCAACATTCCCGGTCTTATCATTGTTGAACCCTCCTGCCCTGGCGATGCCAAGGCCTTGCTCAAGAGCTCAATCCGAAGCAACAACCCCGTGCTCTACTTCGAGCACAAGAGCCTGTACAACAACCTTGGTCCGGTAGGCGACGACCAATACCTCCTGCCCATAGGCAAGGCAATCGTGAAGAAGCGTGGCAAGGATGTGACCATCGTCTCCTACAGCCATGCAGTCACCACCTGCCTTGAGGCGGCTGCAGTACTCAGCCTGCAGGATGAAATTGAGGTTGAGGTCATTGATCTTGCGACCCTCAAGCCCATGGATAAGGATGCCATCCTCAGGTCGGTGAAGAAGACCGGCAGGCTGCTGGTGGTCCATGACAGTCCGGAGTATGGAGGCTATGGGGCGGAAGTTGTTTCCGTGGTGACCGGTGACAGTGACTGCTTCGCCGCCCTGGCTGCCAACCCCCGGCGCCTCTGCGGAAAAGAGAGCCCCATACCGTTTGCTCCGGAACTTGAGCTTGCCGTCATCCCCTCCAAGGAAGAGGTGGTGGAGGCGGTTCGTTCGCTTTTCTCCCCCGCATAG
- a CDS encoding IS1595 family transposase, whose translation MQNIRSKSRRKTPWSDAPEATALQAFIDESNQDNYHRKHPGISDTGEVELLNSMGVQECRHCSSTAIQRFGFTSNGVRRFRCKDCRRTFNILTNTIFDSHKLPLTEWLDFLLSIFGYGSFSLTSKSNRNAYTTTRYWMDKVFLVLKEYQSTLVLSREVELDETFYKVRKADIERKEDGKEYRGLSRNQICIGIACDQSSVICFVEGEGKPTKQGTLDAFASHIKPESTMKHDMEQAHVPLVEALKLRSIVYDSRQIKQLPDSENPLNRINQYCRMLKLFLASHSGFIREDLQDYLNLFCFIMNQPKDKHEKVEKFMNMAVCCRILLRYRG comes from the coding sequence ATGCAGAACATACGATCAAAGTCCAGGAGGAAGACTCCTTGGTCCGATGCGCCTGAAGCCACCGCACTTCAGGCATTTATCGATGAAAGCAATCAGGACAATTATCACAGGAAGCATCCAGGCATTTCTGATACCGGCGAGGTTGAGCTGCTCAACTCGATGGGTGTACAGGAATGCAGGCACTGCAGCAGCACTGCAATCCAGAGATTCGGCTTCACCTCCAACGGTGTTCGTAGGTTCAGGTGCAAGGATTGCAGGAGAACCTTCAACATCCTGACCAACACAATCTTCGACTCCCACAAACTGCCGCTTACCGAATGGCTTGACTTCCTGCTCTCCATTTTCGGGTACGGCAGCTTCAGCCTGACATCGAAGAGCAACCGTAATGCCTATACAACCACAAGATACTGGATGGATAAGGTGTTCCTGGTGTTGAAGGAATACCAAAGCACCTTGGTCCTGTCGCGTGAGGTTGAGCTTGACGAGACCTTCTATAAGGTCCGGAAGGCTGACATCGAAAGAAAAGAGGACGGCAAGGAGTATCGGGGATTGTCCCGCAACCAGATCTGCATCGGAATAGCCTGCGACCAAAGCAGTGTCATCTGCTTCGTGGAAGGCGAGGGAAAGCCGACCAAACAGGGAACGCTCGATGCATTTGCCTCACACATTAAACCAGAATCGACGATGAAGCATGACATGGAACAAGCCCACGTTCCCTTGGTAGAAGCCCTCAAGCTCAGAAGCATCGTATACGATTCCAGACAGATCAAACAGCTGCCAGATTCCGAGAATCCGCTGAACAGGATCAACCAATACTGCAGGATGCTGAAACTGTTTCTTGCCTCCCACTCGGGATTCATCAGGGAAGACCTTCAGGACTATCTAAACTTATTCTGCTTCATCATGAACCAGCCCAAGGACAAACACGAAAAGGTCGAAAAGTTCATGAACATGGCAGTGTGTTGCCGTATTTTGCTTAGATACAGGGGCTAA
- the hpt gene encoding hypoxanthine phosphoribosyltransferase: MNDSLAIPALTEDLARVLIDADTINRRVDALARQISSDYAEAEGDLILVGVLKGSFIFIADLARRLNVSHVIDFIALSSYQGDHSGNVRLLMDTRENMEDKHVLIVEDILDSGNTLDYLIRNFKTRNPKSVKTAVLLDKPDRHIVPVDIDYIGFTIPDVWVVGYGLDYNEKHRTLPYIAEMYPQA; this comes from the coding sequence ATGAATGATTCCCTCGCGATCCCTGCATTGACAGAGGATCTCGCCCGTGTTCTCATCGATGCCGATACGATCAACCGGAGAGTTGACGCCTTGGCTCGCCAGATCAGCAGTGATTATGCTGAAGCAGAAGGGGATTTGATCTTGGTGGGGGTGCTCAAAGGCTCCTTCATTTTCATCGCTGACCTTGCACGGCGCCTCAATGTGAGCCATGTCATCGACTTCATCGCCCTCTCCTCCTACCAAGGGGATCACAGCGGCAACGTACGCCTGTTGATGGACACCCGGGAAAACATGGAGGACAAGCATGTGTTGATCGTCGAAGACATCCTGGACAGCGGCAATACCCTTGACTACCTCATCCGCAACTTCAAGACACGCAATCCCAAGTCGGTGAAGACCGCAGTCCTCCTGGACAAGCCCGACCGCCACATTGTGCCGGTCGACATCGACTACATCGGCTTCACCATCCCTGATGTGTGGGTCGTAGGTTATGGTCTGGACTACAACGAAAAACACAGAACCCTTCCCTACATCGCTGAGATGTATCCACAAGCCTAA
- a CDS encoding adenylosuccinate synthase gives MSNVTSIVGAQWGDEGKGRIVDYLAVHSDLVIRFQGGDNAGHTVINDKGKFALHIIPSGIFNPETMNIVGAGTVVNFETMAEELESITAKGVEVNNLFVDVRAHLIMPYHRALDGAQEGAKSSKMQIGTTKRGIGPAYSDKATRSGIRAADLLDFDRLRNRIEMALPQKNRELAYFGLPEYTVDELMNLCAKWKDRFGHMIIDSLPVVRQAYEENRKILLEGQLGVMRDLDWGIYPYTTSSSPTSGGAAIGSGLGPRRIDEVIGVTKVYSTSVGGGPFMTELNDETAEKLRAIGGEYGATTGRPRRCGWFDAVAADYSCWINGFTALALTKLDVLDTFEKIKVCTAYRVNGEVITYLPETAQQEIAEPIYEEFDGWMTPTTEARKWEDLPPKAQAYCKRLGELVGCPIKYISVGPERDQIIIL, from the coding sequence ATGAGCAACGTAACATCCATCGTCGGAGCCCAGTGGGGAGATGAAGGCAAAGGCCGTATCGTCGACTACTTGGCCGTCCATTCTGATCTGGTCATCCGCTTTCAGGGCGGGGACAACGCCGGGCACACCGTCATCAACGACAAGGGCAAGTTCGCCCTTCACATCATTCCCTCGGGCATCTTCAACCCAGAGACGATGAACATTGTCGGGGCGGGGACCGTGGTCAACTTTGAGACCATGGCAGAGGAGCTCGAATCCATCACCGCAAAAGGGGTGGAAGTGAACAACCTCTTTGTGGATGTGCGTGCCCATCTGATCATGCCCTACCACCGCGCCCTTGACGGCGCACAGGAAGGGGCAAAAAGCTCAAAGATGCAGATCGGCACCACCAAGCGTGGCATCGGGCCGGCATACAGCGACAAGGCCACCCGTTCGGGCATCAGGGCAGCAGACCTGCTCGACTTCGACCGGCTGAGAAACCGCATCGAGATGGCCCTTCCCCAGAAGAACCGTGAACTCGCCTACTTCGGGCTTCCCGAATACACCGTTGATGAGCTGATGAACCTGTGTGCCAAGTGGAAAGATCGCTTTGGCCATATGATCATCGACTCCCTTCCCGTTGTCCGCCAGGCCTATGAGGAGAATCGCAAGATCCTGCTCGAGGGCCAGCTTGGTGTCATGCGCGACCTCGACTGGGGCATCTACCCCTACACCACCAGCAGCAGTCCCACCAGCGGAGGGGCTGCCATTGGAAGCGGTCTCGGTCCAAGAAGGATCGATGAGGTCATCGGTGTCACCAAGGTCTACTCCACCAGCGTGGGCGGAGGTCCTTTCATGACCGAGCTCAACGATGAGACGGCCGAAAAGCTCAGGGCAATCGGAGGCGAATACGGGGCAACCACCGGTCGTCCCCGCCGTTGCGGCTGGTTCGATGCCGTAGCTGCCGACTACTCCTGCTGGATCAACGGCTTCACTGCCCTTGCCCTGACCAAGCTCGATGTGCTGGACACCTTTGAGAAGATCAAGGTCTGCACCGCCTACCGGGTGAACGGAGAAGTGATCACCTACCTGCCCGAAACGGCACAGCAGGAGATTGCCGAGCCGATCTACGAGGAGTTTGACGGGTGGATGACTCCCACCACCGAAGCCAGGAAGTGGGAAGATCTGCCGCCGAAGGCCCAGGCCTACTGCAAGCGCCTCGGCGAACTTGTCGGCTGCCCGATCAAGTATATCTCAGTCGGTCCCGAGCGAGACCAGATCATCATCTTGTAA
- a CDS encoding flavin reductase has translation MYVEVPVDVLQMNPFTAIGTDGFLITAGSAEKFNTMTASWGSMGVLWGRNIVTLYVRKSRFTHQFLDEQDGFTVSFFPKEMKDRLLWCGQHSGREYDKVAKTGLVPSCISSPSGGERVTFKQASLVFSCTKAACFDLESSAFLKSEVKEFYHDGDLHTVYIGFIDSILSNQ, from the coding sequence ATGTATGTTGAAGTTCCTGTTGATGTATTGCAGATGAATCCGTTCACGGCAATCGGGACAGATGGGTTTCTCATCACTGCAGGCAGTGCAGAGAAATTCAATACCATGACCGCTTCCTGGGGTTCCATGGGCGTCTTGTGGGGTCGAAACATCGTTACCCTCTATGTGCGCAAGAGCCGGTTCACCCACCAGTTTCTGGATGAACAGGATGGCTTTACGGTTTCCTTCTTTCCCAAGGAGATGAAGGACCGCCTCCTTTGGTGTGGCCAGCATAGCGGCAGGGAGTATGACAAGGTCGCAAAGACCGGTCTGGTGCCTTCGTGCATTTCTTCACCAAGTGGCGGCGAGCGTGTAACCTTCAAGCAGGCTTCGTTGGTTTTCTCTTGTACGAAAGCAGCTTGCTTTGACTTGGAGAGCTCCGCGTTCCTGAAGAGTGAGGTCAAGGAGTTTTACCATGACGGTGATTTGCATACCGTCTATATAGGTTTCATTGACAGTATCCTTTCCAACCAATAG